Part of the Tribolium castaneum strain GA2 chromosome 4, icTriCast1.1, whole genome shotgun sequence genome is shown below.
TACTCGTATAGTTGACTGAAATTTCGTGATTATGATTTaacataataatataataatataatataatttattagacATAATTCTTAAAACAGTGTCCACTTTCAGGGCTTacattactaaaataaaataaaatacctgaaatttttggttctttatttaacaaaataattaataaatattgcaATTAAAGAAGTTACTGTGGGTGTTTTTCGGGCCATACAATTTCCTCAATCCATTGGATGTAATGCGAAACCCTTGTATACACACCTGGAGACTGTCCACAACCTCTACCAAAAGAAGTGACTCCTACTATATCATACATGCACACAACATCATCACCTTCGTGGTATATTTGCAGCGGCCCCCCACTGTCTCCCTTCAATGTTAAATTTTCACATTATTGTAAGTACAAAGCAATAAAGCGCAATTTACTTGACAAGTATCTTTCCCATCTTGACCTGAGCCGGCACATAACTGAATATCGTCCACAATACCCCTTTTTAGATTTCTTGAGATGATATTTTTATAAGTCATATTACAAAACTCGTGACTTACTAAAACCAGCGCTACTTTGAGCAACTGGTCACTTGCCGTACCTGATGCAAAACTCGTGTAACCCCATCCTGTAGCTAGCCCTTTTTCCActgaaattgatttttctGTATAAAGGCAAGCTGGCCTTGCGTAAGCATTTAATTCTATTGGTTTCTCAAGTTTTACAAGTGCTATGTCATTATATCTGGCAGGAGGTTTAAAGTCTGGATGTACAATGATTTGTAATGGTTTCAGTTCTTGTTTATGCTCAGTATCATTAACATCAGTAACCCCCATTTTTACATACTTAAGTGTAAGAcctctcctataaaaatcaatcaGTAGAATCATTAGaaggaaaaatcacaaaactcaTCACCTTGATGCAAAACAATTAGCAGATGTTAAAATAAACCTGTCGCTAATAATTGTACCTCCACAAAGCCATCTTATATTCTCATCGGGCGGCTCTTCATATCCTAATAATACCTATGATATAAATATTAGgtacattttttaagtaaactaTCTTGCCCACCATATGAGGAAATTCCTTTCGCCCAGCCGAAGTCCCACCAACAATacgtttaacaattttatgtcCACATTCATTGCTCGCATAAGAAGAATATTCTCTACATTCTgaaatttaacaataaaaaataatcggtCCCTGTCTAACTCTAACTATTATCCTTACTTATCTTGCTAATATCACCTGGCTTTCGCTTTTCTATAGTTGGTGGACAGCAAACTATAGATTGCGTTTCCCGAAAGCCACATAATTGTGGAAGacgttgattttttattatgtcgtCTTGAACTTGACGACATTCGGATAACAGTTTACAAATACCTGAAAGTCCGGACGAGGTCACGGTGCATGGAGCACCTATAAATTcacaataaacataaaaaataattcctttCTGTAGTGATAACTTACCATTTAGTTGACCATAAACAATTtctaatgcaaaaaataaaagtataatATGCAGATAAACCATTTCTCCATTAATTTCGTTAATTTTAAGAAGATGCGCGACTAAACAAACCACAtgttaatgataataataattcactaatgacgtttttttcaaagtaaatCAAAACCCAAAAGGTTAAAAGTTATCTCTTTCTCTGACTTGCAAGGCAAATGGGTATTCCCAACAGCATTCCAATAACACGAGATGCTATCAGGTATAATCAAGGAGAGACTGCTATAATACGTAAAGGAAAAGCAACAGCAACTGAAgacacttgtttaattaattcttcTGCTTTGCTTTCGAATAGCttacataaaattttcttgtttataagCAGCAAAAGTacttaaatacaaaatttagtAACAGAAAATTTACATACTTGAAGCCTatttagtaataaattaacatcAGCGTCCTAATTAATCTCGACAATtgacattaatttaattatttcccaACATTGAATTACCCGCGATCATTTGTATGTCTCGCGCGAACCAGTTCCCCCTTTTTTCTCCACCAAccgaatttcaaaaaaaaatcctgcTACAAATATCACTTTATTTCATATCATTATTTATAAAGCTATGTTTT
Proteins encoded:
- the LOC662662 gene encoding serine protease snake, which encodes MVYLHIILLFFALEIVYGQLNGAPCTVTSSGLSGICKLLSECRQVQDDIIKNQRLPQLCGFRETQSIVCCPPTIEKRKPGDISKIKCREYSSYASNECGHKIVKRIVGGTSAGRKEFPHMVLLGYEEPPDENIRWLCGGTIISDRFILTSANCFASRRGLTLKYVKMGVTDVNDTEHKQELKPLQIIVHPDFKPPARYNDIALVKLEKPIELNAYARPACLYTEKSISVEKGLATGWGYTSFASGTASDQLLKVALVLVSHEFCNMTYKNIISRNLKRGIVDDIQLCAGSGQDGKDTCQGDSGGPLQIYHEGDDVVCMYDIVGVTSFGRGCGQSPGVYTRVSHYIQWIEEIVWPEKHPQ